One genomic window of Prosthecobacter algae includes the following:
- a CDS encoding group III truncated hemoglobin, with amino-acid sequence MQSTSSHLPDLEGRAEIEQLVNAFYDRVRGDDVLGFIFSEVAHTDWAAHLPKMYAFWEQVIFRTGGYTGNPLAVHARLVPLTAMGRPQFDRWLQIFQSTVDSLFSGPNADHIKNCAADMAQVIHRRINPDADHSAHPVGLTPEQRARYAAAGQS; translated from the coding sequence ATGCAAAGCACAAGTTCTCATCTCCCAGACCTCGAGGGCCGTGCCGAAATCGAGCAGCTCGTGAATGCCTTTTATGATCGTGTGCGGGGCGACGATGTTCTGGGTTTTATTTTCAGTGAGGTGGCGCATACGGACTGGGCTGCGCATCTGCCAAAGATGTACGCCTTTTGGGAGCAGGTGATTTTTCGCACCGGCGGTTACACGGGCAATCCGCTGGCGGTGCATGCACGGTTGGTGCCGCTGACTGCGATGGGGAGGCCTCAATTTGACCGCTGGCTGCAGATTTTTCAAAGCACGGTGGACTCCCTGTTTTCGGGGCCAAACGCCGACCACATCAAAAACTGCGCGGCCGACATGGCTCAGGTGATCCATCGCCGGATCAACCCCGATGCAGATCATAGCGCCCACCCTGTCGGGCTGACTCCAGAACAGCGTGCTCGTTATGCCGCTGCCGGTCAGAGCTGA
- a CDS encoding Rrf2 family transcriptional regulator, which yields MQLTYHTDYALRLLIYLMNHPDKNVTTREMADFYGISLNHLTKVAKRLTQGGWLKTSRGAGGGLMLAAHTPGTKIGEIVRLIESGDLVECFTPATNSCPITHNCRLKPLLYQARRAFYDVLDTQTVRELASHESLIP from the coding sequence TTGCAGCTCACCTACCACACCGACTACGCCCTCCGGCTGCTCATCTACCTGATGAATCATCCGGATAAAAATGTGACCACCCGGGAGATGGCTGACTTTTATGGCATCTCCCTCAATCACCTCACCAAGGTGGCCAAAAGGCTGACCCAGGGCGGTTGGCTGAAAACGAGCCGAGGTGCCGGTGGCGGGCTGATGTTGGCCGCTCACACCCCTGGCACCAAGATCGGAGAGATTGTTCGCCTGATCGAAAGCGGAGACTTGGTGGAGTGTTTCACTCCCGCGACCAATAGCTGCCCCATCACGCACAATTGCCGCCTCAAGCCCCTGCTCTACCAGGCTCGCCGCGCTTTTTATGACGTACTGGATACACAGACGGTCCGGGAACTCGCCTCCCATGAAAGCCT